DNA sequence from the Flavobacteriales bacterium TMED191 genome:
ATACGAAAAAAACTCGAGAGTATTTTCAATTATAGATATAAAACTTTAAATCAAATTTTTAACTCATGACAAAATTATTATCACATCTTATTTTTTTATGTAGTAGCATTGTTTTTTCACAATCCTTTTACGATCTATCAATTGAAGGTATTGACGGCGATTTGATTTCTTTTTCGGAATTTAAAGGTAAAAATGTATTAATTGTGAATGTTGCATCTAAATGCGGTTACACATCTCAGTATGAAGACTTACAACAATTAAGCGAAGATTTTGATAATCTTGTTATTTTAGGAGTTCCTTGCAATCAATTTGCTAATCAGGAACCTAAAAACGAATTAGAAATAAAGCAGTTTTGTATTAATAATTATGGTGTAAGCTTTCCAATGACAAGAAAAGTCAAGGTAAGGGGCTATAATATACATCCAGTATATCAATGGTTAACACAAAAAAAACTTAACAAAGTTGGAGACTTCTCAGTAAAATGGAATTTTAACAAGTTTCTTGTCAACAAAAAAGGCGAATTGATTAGTCATTTCCCAAGTAGAATTAAGCCATTAAGCAGTGATATTACAAAACTTATTAAATAGATATTAATATTTTTTTCAATTGATTTTAAATACTACATACCTTGATAAAGAAAAGGAAAGGATAATAGATGAACTTGTAGGATCTAAGCTTTCCTTTTGGCAAAGCATAACAATTGGGCGTGGCTCTCATAGAATGATACTTGATGAATATAGTGACGTTTTTATCAAATTTTTAAAACCAACTAGTAATTTGCTTTATGGTAATATTGAAATGAGAGAAAAGGGGATTTTTATAAGAATTGCAATAAAAAATTATGAAACCATATCATGGTTAATTCCATATTATAAATTATCTATTTTTAATTCTAAACATTTTAGTATACATTCCGATGGAAGTTTTTTAAAATTTCGAAGGGACTCCAAATACACTATGAATTTGAAATTTATTAAAAACCTTCTAAATTTTAAAGCACAGTATAGTCTTAATTTATCATTTAAGTGATGCGTAGACCTTGGAATCTAATAGATGTTCCAGTTTACAGCATGATTACAGAAGATCAATGTGGTAATATTAATATGAATATATGCACCTATGTTTCTGTTGTTAGTTTGTCACCAAAAACATATTGTATTGCTGTTGATAAAACCACTAAAACATACTCTAATTTAAATTATACTAGTTTAGTAGTATTACAACTACTAAATAAAAAAAATATGCAATTAGTTAAAATATTAGGAAAAAAAAGCGCTTATACATATGATAAAATTAGCTATTTGAAGAAAAATAATTTTTTAAATAACATAGGTAAATTGGAAGTCTTAAAATATATCAATTCCTTCATTATTCTAAAAAAAAAACAGATAATTAAAACTGATACGGATCATGACCTTTTTATATTTAACATTGATAAATACAAAGTTTTTTCTGAGGAAAATATTTTGACTTTTAAGGACTTGATAAATAATAAAATTATTTTATGAAAACAGATTATCATCAAATTCTTCAATTAGTTAATAACCTAGATTTATCAAATTATGCTAAATCTAGAAACTTTATTAATGGAAGCGTATCAATGTTGTCCCCATATATATCCAGGGGCTTATTGTCAACAAAAATCATTGTTGATCATTTATCATCTAAGTATTCTAGCTTGACTAAATTTGAGAAATTTATTCAAGAACTTGCATGGCGTGATTACTGGCAAATTGTTTGGAAATACAAGAATATCAATAATGATATAAAAAGAAAACAATTAGATGTACGACAATTTGGAATACCAACATCGATTTTAAACGCCTCAACAGGAATCGAGGCAGTTGATAAATCTGTAAACTCTTTATATGAAACTGGTTATGTGCATAATCATGCTAGAATGTATATTTCTAGTATTATATGTAATATTGCTAAATGTCATTGGAAAATTCCTGCTCAATGGTTTTATTATCATTTATTAGANGGAGATTGGGGAAGTAATGCGTTGAGTTGGCAATGGGTTTCAGGAACAAATAGCTCAAAAAAATACTATGCTAACCAATCTAATATTAATTTATTTTGCCATACTAATCAAAAAAATACATTTTTAGATATAGATTATGATCAATTAACTAAAATTGATACACCTGTTGTATTAAAGGAAGTTGAACAACCTATTTTAGAAACAACTAGTATTAATTTTAAACAATTTGATTTAGACTTTGAAAAACCACTTTTGATATATAATTATTATAATGTAGATCCTAAATGGAAATGTGATTTAGATGCAAACAGAGTTTTTTTAATAGAGCCAGGTATATTAATTGATTATCCTATTGGTGAAAAGGCAATGAATTTCACAATTGAGTTGGCAAAAAATATTTCTGGAATTAATTTTTATTTTGGTTCTTTTAACAATTTAGTGAAAGATTTTACAGTAGATAATATTTATTATAAAGAGCATCCTTTGAATAGTCACTATAGAGGGAATATGGATCATAGAGATTGGATTTTTCAAGATGAAAATTATTATTCCTCATTTTTTAAATTTTGGAATTCAAATAAGCAAATACTTGGTTTTTAGTTAATTATGCACAATTAACACACTTAGTGCTTTCTGGTATAATCATCAGCCTTCCAATAGGAATCTGAGTTTTGCATCTAATACAAATTCCAAAATCTTTATTAGAAATATTTTTTTTCACCATTTTAAGTTTTTTTAATTTTTCTTCTGATTTTCTTAGTGCTGCTTCTACTACACTTTTATTATTTATTGCATCCATTCTAGAAACTCTTCCTATAGCATTTTCAGGGCTTATTGGTTGAGTTAATTTTTTATATTTTCGAATCGACTGAATAGTGTTTTGCAATTCTAGAGATATTTTATGTTTAATTTTTTCTAATTCGCTTTTGTTCATATTATAAATATAATTTCTTTTATATTATTTTTACACATCTAAATTTAGATGTAAGGTTTATGAGAAGATTGCTTATTTTTTTTAAAGAAATTACTATTGTAGTATTTTCTTTATTTTATATTGGTGTTGGTTTTGCGCATTTTATATCTCCTGAACCTTTTTTAAATATTATGCCTCCTTACTTTCCATATCATTTGGAATTAGTATATCTGAGTGGTTTTTTTGAAGTATTATTAGGCTTTTTATTATTATTTAAAAAATATCGTTTATTCGCTGGTTATGGTTTAGTTTTATTATTAATTGCTGTTTTTCCTGCAAATGTTTATTTATTTACATCAAGCATAGCTCGTGATGCATACGGTTCTATTACTCAACAACAAGCATTTATTCGTATGTTATTTCAACCTCTATTAATAATTACAGCATATTGGCATGCAACCGCTGATAACAATTATAAAACATATTTTTTATATTTTATCTGTTCTATTATAACAATTATATATTTCAGTATGATTTTATTTTAAAATATTTTTTTTTTAAAAACGCTGCCGTCTTCATAGATTTCAATATTAAAACCTTTTGATTTAGTTTCTCTACCTAATAAATCAATTGTTTTAATAATCTTTATGTTTTCTTGATTTTCTATTATATCAGTATTGTCACTGCACCACCAAGAAAGTGCAGTAGGGTCATCAAAAGGAGAATATGAAACAAAATCAACCGTATTATTCCCTGAGTTTGGAATAGCAATCACATTATTTAATTGATTATAGATTATATCGGCTGGATTATTTAATCCACTAATAATAATTTCACTTTCAGAAAAATCATTGTTAAATCTATGAATTGCATTTGTACTCCATGCAGAAATCAAGAAATTTCCACATTCATCCATTGATATACCATCTAAGTTATTTAAATCAGTTGTTATGACAGTATAAAATTCCTCTGTAGTAAAATCAACTTCATAAATTGCGGCATTATTTCCCCAAGTTACTACATATAAGCTATTATACATAGGGTCAAGAAAAATACCATTTGGACTTCTAGGAAAATCACATATAGATGAAATCCACTCATCTTCAATTCTATATCTATATAATTTTCTTGCTGTAAAGTCGGTTAAAAATAAATAAGAACCTGACCCATCGGAGTATTGAGTAATCCCATTAAGGAAAGTTCCTCCAATATTAAAATTTAAAACTTGATTGCCATTTTCTAAATCGTATCCTTTTAATCGGCTCCCACTACATGCATATAAAATATTATCTACAATTTCTAAGCCGTGTGGTCCATTTACTAAATTTGAGGCAAAAACCGATAAATTGTTATTACTGTCAAACTCTAAAATTTGACCATTGTAAGAGTTTGAAATGTAGTAACTTCCATTATTAGAATTGTATTCTATACTTTCAGGTCCATTATAATTTTGAGTAAAACAAAATAAAGGAATAATTAATAATATGTTAAAAATTCTTATCATAATTTATATTTCTTTTTTATAATACCATTGTTGTAGATCTCGATATTTAAATTATTATTTTTTGTTTCCCTACCTAGAAGGTCAATTGTTTTTATCAGTTTTTTATTGGAAAATTCTTCGTTTAAATCTAGAGGCCATGCTGCAATTTGCATAAAAAAATCCCATATTTGTTCATCCGCAAAATTAGGCCATGTATGTCCCATGCCATTTGCAATGTATAATCTTAATTCAGTAGTTGTGTTACTAGTACAACTAAAGTACTGAGTAACATCAGTGGAATAGTCAAATCCAAAATTAATTGTTTCTTCATTTGTGCACCCATGCAAATTACTCCAATGATTCATAATAGAATATATATCTGGGGCTCCTCCCCATCCGTCAGACACATAGCCCATGGAACCATCCATTGGAACTACATCATCATTAGTGCCACTAATCTGCATGACAGGGATAAAGGTACTTGGATTACATGTTTCCCAATCAAGACCACTCATTGTGCCAGTTACAGATGCAATGGCTTTAAATGTTTCAGGGGCATGACAAGCTAATGACCAACTCATAAATCCACCATTGGACATACCGCAAGAAAATGTTTTATTTGGATCTAGACTATATTCTTCATGCAAATAATAAGCTAGATTGGTTAAGAATCCTACATCATCAACAGTGGTCATGATTTCATTAAAATTAGCGTTCCAGTGATTACTTCCATAATTATCCTGTAGACCAGTGGGATAACAAACAATAAATCCATGTTCATTCGCTTGTTCTTCAAAAAGACCTAACATATCAGCTCCTTCACCCCAATAACCATGTAATGCAAAAACTAATGGAGCGTTAGCGGGCAAATTTTCAGGTATATATAGAAAATATTCTCTTTGTTCATTGTCCCATTCGAAAAAATTGGGAACAATACAAGAGTCATTATCTATTGTAGCTTGATTATTATAATTAGTTGCATTGGGATCTGTACAGCCTGGAATTTCCCATTGACATGATTTTGAATTTATTGTAAAATCCCAGTATTCCCATGTTCCATCATCCATCGAATACATCTCGGGAGACTTGTTATTATTTATATTTACACTAATATAACCATCATTCCAACCATCACCATATGAGTCATATCCCTGTATAATATAACATCCTTCATTTGCTATACACCCTTCAAAGATTACTGTTTCATAATTATTTTGTCCTTGAAAATAAGCAATTGAATTATTTGGGTCAACTGTTTCATTCATCCATGTATTGTAATCCCATAATCCCCATGACATTTCATAAGCCCAATTTCCAGATGTAGTTGATATAGAAATAGGATATTCTCCCTCTTTACATTGCCCTAAAAGTATTATTTGATTTAAAAGGATGGAAAAAATTAAAATTGTTCTCATTATTAAATTTTAGCATTACATACAATGCAAATATATAGTTTTCAAACTATTTTAAATATTTATAATCAACGTAGAAAGTTCCAAATGGAATAACAGAAGCAATTAGTAATATAACGGTAGTTATTTTATTCCACTTCATTTTTGATTTTAATAGTATCACTGCAATTACATACAAAATAAATAATATTCCATGCGGCATACCAAATAGTTTAACTAATATTTCATTTTGCCCAATATACTTTAATGGCATAGCAATGAAAACTAAAACTATAAAAGAGAATCCCTCTAAAAAAGCTAAACACCTAAACAAGTATTTTAATTGTGCAAAGGTCATAAGAGTGATAATTTATGATTTTCTTTAATTCTTTTTATTATGATTTTAGATTTTATTTTTGGTACCATAAAAGTTAATTTACAATTGGAATCAAATTTTTTTTCTATAATTCTTAAATTATATTCCTTCATTAATTTCATTACTTCATTAATTTCATTATATCTAAAATGTAAATAATATTTTTCTTCAATATCTTTTGTTAAAATTTTGGTTTTTTCAATTGCTAATAAAGCAGAAGTGCTGTAACATCTAATTAGACCAGGAATCCCTAGTTTTATTCCACCAAAATAACGTACTACAACAATTAAAATATTTGTTAATTGAAATTTTTGAATTTGTTTATAAATTTGTCTTCCTGCAGTTGATTTTGGTTCACCATCATCATTAATCCTATAGTTCGATTTGTCAGGGTTTAATACATAGGCATAACAATAATGATTTGCTGATGGCTCAGATTTTTTAATTTCATTTATTTTTGTTTTGGCTTCTTTTTCATCATATACACGAAAGGTATATGCGATGAATTTACTTCCTCTTTCAACGTAGACACTACTAGTTTCGGTTTTAATTTCTTTATATGTTACATCAAACAACATATTTATTTTACTAAATATTTTTTCTCCACTTCTCCATTGTTATAGATTTCTATTATAAATTTTTTATCATTATTATCTCTTCCTAAAATATCAAAATGACTTATTTTTTTTTTTTCAAGTTTATTGATTTGATTTAATAATAATGTTTCGATAGAAAAATCAGTTGTAATTGCTAGATGATCGGAAGATCTTGAATCATCTATAAATAGATTATGTGTATTTAATGTTTGTTGATTCATTAATTCTGTATCAATAGAAAAAGATTTTTCTGCGTACATGACATCATCCGAAAATATAATAAAATCTAATCTTCCATGGGGATAGCTTCCAGGTATATCATCATTTGGATATAGGTCTCTCCATGTGTATGAAAGAGGTTGTTCTGTATTCCAGCACACTTGATCTTTTAGATTATTATTAGACCAATTCATACCACCTCCTTGACCAAATAGCTGAGTATTTACAATTTCACCACTTTTTAGTGTAGTAAGCTGTTGAGAATAACCAACTAAGTTTAAATCTCCACATAAAACAAAGGGTGTGTTTTCTTCTAAATCTATTATACCTCCTTCAGATTTTGCATCTATAATGAAATTTACAAAATCATCTGCTTGTATTTGTCTTAGTGAATCACTTCCACAGCAACTCATATGGGCATTTATAACTAATAAGTCTTTGGCATATTGATCATTCGGTAGGTCAATTAAACAAGGATGCATTGTTTGGATACCATTATCTTCGTTTGGCCAATGGTCTAAAATGGGAAATCTTGATGCAAGAATTAAATCATCCCAATTTTTTTTTTATAACAAACCAACCTTCGTTGGTATTTAGGTTGAGAGTTTCGTCTAATATATTTTTTATAGAATTTGTAGTTGTATTTCCACATTCGGAAAATGCGAAAATATCAGAATTTAGAGCTTTTATGATGTTTTTTAATCCATCTACTCGTTCTTCATTATTAAATCCATTATTAAGAACATTATATGCAGTTAGTCTAATAGAACTCTCATTTTCTTTTAGAATTGGTATTTGTGAATAATTTTGATTATTTAGCTGTATCGTGTAAATAATCTCAGAGTTATTATTTGGAATATGGTCATTGGAGATCCAGTCTGTTAATTGAATTCGGATTTCAGAATTAGGTAATAAAATTTGTTTATTGTACTTGGAATCTAATGCGATAGCAATTTCAAATTTATTAGAAGTTACGGTCGGAGCAGGGTAAATATCCATATCATAAAGTGATAATTGTAAATCTTTTTCAGGTATATTATACCAGAAAAATCTTTGGTTAAACATAATACCTAATTCAGCTCCAATATTATCATTAAATCCAGGGCTCCACCCAGTTTTATTATTATTATCAGTGTCAATTAATAGTTCTATGTCATAGTTTCCATCAGATAAATCAATTTCTTCAGCAGTTTCAAATTTAACATATAAGTATTTATTGTCATTTGTTACAGAGACATTGATGAAGTCAGCACCAGATTGAATGTCGTCATTGGAATCTGTATAGTTATTTATATTGACCCAATCCTCAAAATAACCATCAATATATATTTGATTAGATTGTGAAAAAGTGAATAAGGGCAAGCAGAAAATAATGAGTATAAATTTCTTCATATTAGTTATTTAGGATTTAATAATTTTGTTAGGTATTGCTTCATTTTCAATAAATAATTTAAATTCATTTAGATAAATTTTACTTTGATTTTGAAAATCACTTTTTTTAAAACCCTTTATATTAAGAAATTTTAATATTTTCATTACTCCATAGAATTCAAATTTTTGTTTATTAATAATTTGCGTATGATTATTAGATGTTAGATTGTGTTTTTGTGTCATCGTGTTTTTTAAACCCTTTGTCTCGTATAAGTATGAGATGCTGTCGGGTAGATTATTATTTAATAATGTAGCTTGCATGGTCATGGAATCTGTATCTATTTTCCATATGATATTATATATTGCATTTGATTTTTGATGCTCTCCTTTGATTAAAACAATATCAAAGTCACCAGTCATATATTGTTTCATATTATATATATTTCCAATAAAAGAATCTATAGTTTGTGTAGGTGCTTCAATAGTTATTGTTTCCTCGTATTCAATGACCCCATCATCAAAAAGTATT
Encoded proteins:
- a CDS encoding YigZ family protein produces the protein MLFDVTYKEIKTETSSVYVERGSKFIAYTFRVYDEKEAKTKINEIKKSEPSANHYCYAYVLNPDKSNYRINDDGEPKSTAGRQIYKQIQKFQLTNILIVVVRYFGGIKLGIPGLIRCYSTSALLAIEKTKILTKDIEEKYYLHFRYNEINEVMKLMKEYNLRIIEKKFDSNCKLTFMVPKIKSKIIIKRIKENHKLSLL
- a CDS encoding TraR/DksA family transcriptional regulator, which gives rise to MNKSELEKIKHKISLELQNTIQSIRKYKKLTQPISPENAIGRVSRMDAINNKSVVEAALRKSEEKLKKLKMVKKNISNKDFGICIRCKTQIPIGRLMIIPESTKCVNCA
- a CDS encoding DUF3817 domain-containing protein translates to MTFAQLKYLFRCLAFLEGFSFIVLVFIAMPLKYIGQNEILVKLFGMPHGILFILYVIAVILLKSKMKWNKITTVILLIASVIPFGTFYVDYKYLK
- a CDS encoding glutathione peroxidase codes for the protein MTKLLSHLIFLCSSIVFSQSFYDLSIEGIDGDLISFSEFKGKNVLIVNVASKCGYTSQYEDLQQLSEDFDNLVILGVPCNQFANQEPKNELEIKQFCINNYGVSFPMTRKVKVRGYNIHPVYQWLTQKKLNKVGDFSVKWNFNKFLVNKKGELISHFPSRIKPLSSDITKLIK
- a CDS encoding deoxyribodipyrimidine photolyase, translating into MKTDYHQILQLVNNLDLSNYAKSRNFINGSVSMLSPYISRGLLSTKIIVDHLSSKYSSLTKFEKFIQELAWRDYWQIVWKYKNINNDIKRKQLDVRQFGIPTSILNASTGIEAVDKSVNSLYETGYVHNHARMYISSIICNIAKCHWKIPAQWFYYHLLXGDWGSNALSWQWVSGTNSSKKYYANQSNINLFCHTNQKNTFLDIDYDQLTKIDTPVVLKEVEQPILETTSINFKQFDLDFEKPLLIYNYYNVDPKWKCDLDANRVFLIEPGILIDYPIGEKAMNFTIELAKNISGINFYFGSFNNLVKDFTVDNIYYKEHPLNSHYRGNMDHRDWIFQDENYYSSFFKFWNSNKQILGF